Below is a window of Hydrogenimonas sp. SS33 DNA.
GACGAGATCGGCATCGCCAGCCGTTTCGTCAACCAGTTCATCGACAAGATCCAGAAACTGGTCGCCAGGGCCAAGGCGAGCGGGCTGGCGACGATGCAGAAGATTTCGGCCCTGGGCGAAAAGATCGACACGGTGGCCGAAAGTGCGCAGAAGACGTCGGCGGCGACGGAGCAGACCAAGGTGCTTGCCGACGAGATCCGCGAAACGGTGGACGCTTCTTTGGACCTGAGCCGCGAGACGAAGGAACGCATTGACGAAATCGCGGAGCAGATGCACGAGGTGACCTCCTCCATCGACGAAATCGACGGGCAGATCAGCACCACGGCCCATATCGAAAGCGACCTGACGGGGCAGTTCGACCAGCTCAAGGAGCAGGCCGCCTCGGTGACGGAAGTACTGCAAATGATCTACGAAATCGCCGACCAGACCAACCTTCTGGCGCTCAATGCCGCTATCGAAGCGGCCAGGGCCGGCGAGCACGGGCGCGGGTTCGCCGTCGTCGCCGACGAGGTGCGCAAGCTGGCCGAACGGACCCAGAAGAGCCTCGGGGAGATCAATGCCACCATCACCATCGTCACCCAATCCATCGCCGATGCGGGGACGCTGATGGGGCGCAACGCCAAAAATATCGAAGAGCTGCTGCAAAGAAGCGCCGAGACGAAACAGACCATCGAAGCCTTCTACGGCCGTCTGGGAGAGACGGCGGCACTAAGCGACACCAACTTCGAAAGCACCCGGACCATCGTCGAGAAGATCGAGAAGATCCTGGAGAGCATCGACGCCATCAACGCCCTCTCCTCAGCCAACAGCGAAGAGGCGGAGCAGATGCGCACCATCGGCAGGGAGCTGGAAGCCCAGGCGAAAGAGCTGCAGGCGCTGCTGGACAGTTTTAAGAGTTAGTTGTTGTTCGTTAGTCGTTAGTCGTTAGAACGGGGCTTCGCCCCTCTTTGATTTCAGTTTTTGGCATTGGGCATTGGGCATTGGGCATTGGGCATTGGGCATTGGGCATTGGGCATTGGGCATTGGGCATTGGGCATTGGGCATTGGGCATTGGGCATTGGGCATTGGGCATTGGGCATTGGGCATTGGGGCGCGTTGAGAATGATTCGCAGTTTAAAATTTCGTCGAATTGACGACAACCCTTGACAACCCATTCAAAATCAGCTTCGCTGATACTACCCACTACCCACTACCCACTACCCACTACCCACTACCCACTACCCACTACCCACTACCCACTACCCACTACCCACTTATAAATTTGTTATAATCGCGGCAACAAATACGAGGATGTGACATCATGGGACAGACCATTACCGAAAAGATATTTTCCGACCACGCGGGTCGCGAGGTGAAGGCGGGCGAGATCGTCCGGGTGCCGATCGACATGGTGATCGGCAACGACATCACGACCCCCATCTCCATCCGTGCCTTTGAAGAGAGCGGGGCGAAGGAGCTGGCCAACCCCGACGGCTTCTCCATCGTCATGGACCACTTCATCCCGGCCAAAGATATCGCCAGCGCCAATCAGGCGAAGATCAGCCGGGAGTTCGCCTACAAACACAACCTGAAGCACTTCTTCGACGAGAAAGACATGGGTATCGAGCACGCGTTGTTGCCCGAGAAGGGGCTGGTGGTGCCCGGCGACGTCATCATCGGTGCCGACAGCCACACCTGCACCCACGGGGCGCTGGGCGCCTTCTCCACCGGCATGGGCTCGACGGACCTGGCCTTCGCCATGATCACGGGGGGCAACTGGTTCAAGGTCCCCGAGACGATCAAGGTGGTCTTCACCGGCAAGCCGAAAGAGCATGTCTACGGCAAAGACCTGATATTGGAACTCATCCGCCGCATCGGCGTCGACGGCGCCCTCTACAAGGCGCTGGAGTTTACGGGGGACACCATCGAATACCTGAGCATGGATGACCGCTTCAGCCTCTGCAACATGGCCATCGAAGCGGGTGCCAAGAGCGGCATCATCGCCGTAGACGAAGTGACCAAAGCCTTCCTGGCCGACAAACAGCTGGCCCGCGAGCCCAAATTCCACTACTCCGACCCCGACGCCGACTATTGCCAGGTCATCGAGATCGATGTGGGAAGCCTGGAGCCGGTTATCGCCTATCCCCACCTGCCCAGCAACGGCAAACCGATCAGCCGGGCGGTCGCCGACGATTTGAAAGTGGACCAGGTCTTTATCGGAAGCTGTACCAACGGACGACTCAGCGACATCCGTATCGCCGCCGAAATCGTCAAGGGGAAAAGGGTTGCCCGCCATACGCGCCTCATCGTCACCCCCGCGACCCAGAAGATCCTCAAAGCCGCCGAGAAGGCGGGCTATATCGACACCCTGATCGACGCGGGCGCCGTCGTTTCCAACCCCACCTGCGGCGCCTGCCTGGGCGGTTACATGGGGATTCTGGGCGACAACGAGCGCTGCATCTCCACCACCAACCGCAACTTCGTCGGCCGTATGGGGGCCAGAAGCAGCGAAATCTACCTGGCCAACTCCGCCGTGGCCGCCGCCAGCGCCATCGCCGGAAAGATCGCCGACCCCCGCGAGATTCTCTGATGCCCTTCGCGCTGCCGTGCGTCATCTTCGCCGGCGGCAGGAGTTCCCGCATGGGGCGCGACAAGGCGCTGCTCCCTTTCGGGGGCTGCGCGACACTGGCGGAGTACCAGTTCCGCCGCCTCTCCCCTCTCTTTCCCTCGCTCTACATCAGTGCCAAGGCGGACAAATTCCCTTTTAAAGCTCCTCTGATCGAAGATATCCCCTCCGAAGGAGGGCATGCCCCGACCCTGGGGCTGCTTGCGGCGTTTGGAAAACTGGAAAACGATTTTTTCGCCCTGAGTGTCGACGCACCCTTCGTCGATGCGGGTGTGCTCGAAACCCTCTTTGAAGTCTATGGGAAGGAGAAGGCCGATGCCTACATCGCCCGTACCCCTTCGGGCAGCCATCCCATGTGCGGCATCTACACCCGGCGGATGGAGCCTATCCTTTCAAAAGCGGTGGCGGCGGGTGAACACAAGCTGCACAGGCTTTTGGAACAGGTGAACACCCGTTATGTCGACTTCGATGACGAAAGGCTCTTTTACAACATGAACCGCCCCGGAGAGTATGAAGAGGCGATGCGCATAGTGAGTGGTAAACAGTGAACAGTGAACGGTAAACGGTAAACGGTAAATAGTGAACGGGGAACAGGGCCTATTCGCTGGGGCGCTGTTGTCCCAGGATCTTTCCCAGCTGCATGCGGGTGAAATACATGAATTTGTTCAAAACCGAGGTTTTGAACTTGTCTTTGTGGTAGATGAGCAGGAATTGGCGTTCGAATTTGAGCTTTTTGATCTTCACTTCGAAGAGGTCGCCGCGCTCCAGCTCCTTCATGACGGAGATGCGCGGCAGGCAGGTGAGGCATGTGCCGCTTTGGACCAGCATATTTTTGATGGACTCGGGATGGCGAAGCTCCAGGAAGAAGTTGAGCTGCGCCGCCAGGTCGCCCAGGTGGGTCAGGAAGACTTCCCTGGTCCCGGAGCCCTCCTCCCTTAGAATCCACCGTTTGTCCAGCAGTTTGTCGATGTAGTACCCCTCTTTTTGGGAGGCCAGCTTCTTGTCGCCGGTGACAACGATGAGCTCGTCCAGCCCCACCACCTCCTGTTTGATGGCGGTGGAGTCCACGTTACCCTCCACGAACCCCAGGTCAACGCTGCCGTTTTCGATCATGTCGACGATCTCTCGGGTGTTGCCGATTTTGAGGCTTACCTTGACCCTCGGGAAGGTTTTCATGTAGTCGCAGATGATGGGCGGAATGAGGTAGTCGGCGATGGTGGTGCTCACGCCCACCAGGAGCTGGCCGTTGTTCTCGTCGTTCTTGAACTCCTCTTCGATGTCGTTGAGTTTGCCGACCAGCGGGGCGATGGCTTCGGCGAAAGCGCGCCCCTTTTCGTTGAGGGCCAGTTTCTTGTTGATCCGGTCGAAAAGTTTGTAACCGATGATGTTTTCCAGCTCCTTGATCGACATGGAGACTGCCGATTGGCTCAGCCCCATCTTTTCGGCCACTTTCGTCAGGTGCCCCATCTGGGCCACTTCCAGGAAAATTTCCATCTGGCGCAAGGTGATTTTCATCCGTCCGCTTCCTTAATAGCAAAAATATTGATAATTGTATCACATTTCGTTGATTTTCTTTATAATGAAGATTTGCAGTATAATTACGAATAATTCTTATTAATATTATTAATATTGATAAGCAAAATCAATCCAATTGAAAGGATCGTTATGGCGTTTTCCAAGGAAAATATCCGCTATACCCTCAACGGAATCCTCTTCGTCGCCCTCTTCTCCATCGCGGCGATACAGATCTCCGAGATCGAATTCATCAAGAAGCTGGCCATCAGCCCGCTGATCATCGGTATTCTGATCGGTATGTTCTATGCCAACACCCTGCGCAACCACCTTCCGCAGGAGTGGGTGCCGGGCATCGTCTTCTCCGCCAAGCAGCTTCTTCGGCTGGCGATCATCTTCTACGGTTTCCGCATCACCTTCCAGCAGATCGCCGATGTGGGAATGGCGGGTCTGACCGTCTCGACGGTGATGCTCACCTCCACCATCCTACTGGGCTCCTGGGTCGGCATGAAATTCTTCAAACTCGACCGTGACACGGCCATTCTGACCGCTTCCGGCAGCTCCGTCTGCGGCGCCGCGGCGGTTTTGGCGACGGAGCCGGTTCTCAAAGCCGAACCCTACAAAAGCGCCATCGCCGTCGGTACCGTCGTCCTTTTCGGTACGATCGCCATGTTCCTCTACCCCATCATGTACCGCTCCGGCATCCTTGGGATGGATATGTCCACCTACGGCATCTATGTCGGGGGTACCGTCCATGAAGTGGCCCAGGTCGTCGCCGCCGGCGGCGCCGTCGGCCCCGAAGCCTCCGATACCGCCGTCATCGTCAAGATGACCCGTGTCATGATGATCGCGCCGATGCTGATCATCCTCGGCCTCTGGATCTCCGCCAAAGCCCGGAAAGAGGGGAGCGAAGCGGGCGGCGTGAAGCTGGTGATTCCCTGGTTTGCCGTCTGGTTTGTCGTCATGAGCGGTGTCAACTCCCTCAACATCATCCCCACCGCCGTCGTTTCGGGCATCAACCAGGTCGACACTTTCATGCTGACCATGGCCATGACGGCGCTGGGTATGGAGACCAATGCCGCCAAATTCAAACAGGCGGGTATCAAACCGATTCTGCTGGCTCTCGTCATGTTCGCATGGCTCATCATTGTCGGCTACTTCGTCACCAAGGCCGCCGTCGCCATCTTTTAAGAGGCCGGTTCCCTTCCCGGCCCGTTCCCGCCGCTACTCTTCGATGGCGGCGCTTCCGCTAATCAGTGTCGCCGTCGTCTCTCCCGTGTTCAGGTCGGTTTCCAGAAGTACCTGCGCATCGGGCGATCTCTTGACGATACGATCCCCCTCTTTCAATGCATAACTGCGTCCAGCCGTCATTGTTGTACCGGAACCTTGGGCAACCGAAGCGGTGTCGTTGCCGCCGCCTCCCCCGCCGCAGCCGGAGAAGGCCAGAAACAGAAGGAGGGTAAAGGGTGCCGCCGCTTTTCTCAAGATCATCGCTTCCTCTCCAGGGTAATGGTTTCGTTCAGGGGGAGCCGTATGCGCATGTGTCCGTTTTCCACTTCGATGCGGCACCCCGGCGGCAGTTTGCCCGCGGGCAGCAGAGCGCCCGGCTTCGTCACCGTCGCGCTGCCGTCGGGTAGCAGCAGAATCTCAAGATCCGGACGGTCCGGAAGGTTTATCTCGACACGGTCGTCGTAGCCGATGCGTGCCGTACCGTCGGCAAGGAGAATTTCGGTAGTCGTTCCGCTGTCGCTGTAACGGCAGTGCAGCCGTTTGTCGGTATCGATTCCGACATTCAGCACCGCTCCGTCACGCTGCGCGGCACTGAATCCTTCGGCCTCATCCAGGGGTTCGTAGGGTTGGCCGGGTGCACTTTGCCGACTGATGCGGGATCCGTTCGTCCCCTCCGGTGGAGCCGTGCGGTTCGCGTCGCCGCTCTCCTGGGGCGATGCATCTTCCGTTCCTTCCCCTGTTCCGGTGCCGTTTTGGGTCGAGCCATTCCCCTCCCCGGGCGATGTTCCCCCGCCGTTTGCGATGTCGGGGCATTTACCCTTCGCGGGGGGCCGGGCGCTGTCTTCGCGGGCTATGACCATCTCCACCTTCTGTCCGTTTGCGAATGTGAAGTCGGCATGCCGGCCGGCCGATCCGTTGAGCGTGACAAGGAAAGTGTTTTCGTCGATATAGCGGAAGTCGGGCTTTTCGCAGTTGTAACTGTAGCCTACGCCGCCGAGAGTGTCGTTGAGATCCTCCGGAACGACATAGACGGCATAGGAGACGCCGGAAACGACATTCAGGCTGACACTTCTGTCGTGTTCGATGCGGTAGACCTTTTGGGCGTCATCGGCGAGCGATCGGGTTGTGAAACACCATCTTTTCCCGATATCGCTTCCATCGTAGCGGTAAAGGAGGTCGGCGAAATAGGCGGTGCCCCATTCGAGTCGGTGCCTGGGAAAGAGGGCGAACTGGTAACCGGAAAATTTATGATTGGGGTCGTTGTCCTCTTTCATCAGCAGATAGGGGGTGACCTCCGCGCCGTCGCCCTTTTCCAGAGAAAAGTGTAAAATTTCGGGAGGTTCGGAAAAAAGAACCTCGTTAAACTCCACGCTGACCGGGTAGCCCGTCACAGAGGCATCGGGAAGAGGGTCGGGCGACTCCTCGAAAAAAGCGGGCGGAATGCCGGCGGTATCTGGGGCCGGCCAGAGGATGGTCCGGGGGGCCGATCTTCCCGGCCGCTCAAGCGCCTCCATGAAACGGTCGGCATCGACTCTCTTGTCGGGGTCGGCGCATACTCCCGTGTAATAGTCCCCTGTCACCTCTTCGTTCCCCGCACACAGGGCTGCGACCGCAGAATTTCCCATGTCGTAGGTATAGTAGCGTTCTTCAAACCCGATGCCGATCTCGTCGAAATGAAAACTGAGAAATCCGAAACGGTGGTAGATGGCTCCCATCAGGCTGTCGATGGAACTAGTCGGACTCTTCTGGCCGGAAGAGACATTTTCGGCGATATAGGTAGACGGGTATCCGGCATAAACCGCGCGGTCCCACGGTGCTTTGCCGGTATAGCCCTCTTTTCCGCTCGTTTCGTGATGCCCGGAAGTTTGGTTGATTTTCATATAGGCGGAATGGTTCTGGGCCGCCTGCTGCAAATGCGCTTCGCTTTTGAAGGGTGCAAGCCCGGCATCTTTGCGAATCGTGTTGAGATAATCGAGCTCCGACGCCTGCAGCAACAATGCCGCCGCGAGAAGAAAAAGTGAACGTACAAATTTCATGGAATTTCCCGTATAGTTCTGCAAGAAGTCTAATATAAAATCGGCCGAACAGGAGAAAGTATAACGGAGATTTTGTGAACGGAAATTGACCTATTGTCAATCAGGTTTTTGATGGTGTATTCGTGATTTATTTGTTATTATATACAAAAAAGCGTGAGAAAAAAGCGGAAACAGATCATCTTTGAAGCACTCTACCGGTATTTTCAAAATGAAAAGCTTTCTGTAGCCATCTCCAAGGAAATAAAAAAGAGGACAAAGAGTGAAGCTCAACCCTGCAAACAGTATATTTCTGTCTTCCACCGCAATCTACTTGATGAAATATCTTCCCGTGCCCGTAAAGTTCAAAAAGGTTAAATGAGTTGGCATATATAGAATCGTTTCTGCTCTATGTCGCAATCGTCATCTTTGTGTTTGTCGTGCTCTTCGGCGGTGCGGTGCTTTTGTATATGTTAATTGTTCAAACCAAACTCTTCTACTCGGTAGGAGGAATCACATGGGAAAAAGAGAAAAAGTATTTTCTTAAAATCGTAAAAAACAGATTTTTTAAAATGGGGGTCGTCGTATATTTTATGGCATGGACCCTCTTTTACATCAATCAAAGTTTCGAATACTACGGTAAAGAGAGAGCCTATCCCCGCGCCAAAGCCTATGCCATTGTCGCCAATACGGTCTGGTTCTGGCACAGCATGATGGTCAATGTGGCCCTTAACAGAGGGTGGGGTGAATATACAAGGCTTGTAAGCCCCGGCAATGTGCTTGATAGAAAGATCCAAAAAGTCCAGACCTATCTGCTGAACAAGATGTACCGGTATATCCCCGGAGAGGATGGGGAGAGGGATTACTGGTACTATAGATACAAACAGTACTATATTGCGCAGATACGTTATCTGCCGGATTCTATCCACCAGCCGTCAGAAAAAATCATCAGGATCATGGATGATATGCACAAAACTTCCCATGCCCTCTATGACAAGCCTTTCAGAGATAAAGTATTAGATAAAGAGAGATACCTTCCGATCGCACAAATGTCCTACTACCTCGTGTCAAATGAGGGCTACTTCACCCCCTTTGAGAGGGTGTCTTACCTGGAGAGGTTGTTCAAATTTATGGACAACAAAGAGCTGTTCAAAAAATCGATCGCTTACAACAGGCTGCTGAACAACGTCTATTTGAAGATGAAAGAGGACAAAGAGGTCGCAAAAGAGTTCGAAGAACATCCTTATATCAAGAGCCTGTTTTATGCGGCGCTTGCCGAAATCCTGGAAGATAACATTGTTTACGACGCGCACAACGGAGAGGATTTCTGCAAGAGCGAAAAGATACGAAGGTTGGCAGAGGTCATCCAGGATTTCTACGCTTGGATATTCAAAGACAGGCACAGCTCTTTCCATCGTATGGGAGAAAGGAAAAAGAGGCAGGCGCTGTGGCTATATGATGTTGCAATCAATTTCAGCTACCACTTGTCCAGATATGTCTGCAGGATCCCATATAGGTATAAAGATGAAAAATATCTACCCGAATATCGCAACAAAAAGGAACTTTTCGACAGCGCCGTTACATACGAAGATTTTGCAAAGTTCACCAATACGGAAAAATTATTAGACAACATCAACAATCAAAACAAGGAGAGATGACATGGCTGCACCGGATCAAGAGTTAATCGAGCAGGTGAAAGAGAAAACGGGACTCAGCGGAAGTGACGCATTTAATATTGTAAAGTTTATATCGGATGCTTCCAATAGCCTCATGGAGGAGTAGGGGCAGGTGGTGCCAATGAAAAACCCGGATATACAGGCAGAGGCTGCATAAATGGGATTGGGAATATTCAGTATATTCATCATACCTGTTCTGGCGGCCGTCATTCTTGCCATATTTTTGGATAGAAAGTCGAAAGCCGGATATGGCAAAAAACTCATCATCAGCATACTCTTTCTGCTCCCTTTTACCTACGACATCATCATCACCAATCTCCTGGGGTTCTACTACTGCAAAATAGCTCCTCCCCATCCAAAAACACTCATCGCCAAAAAAGTGGCGTACCCGGAAAGCATCTACTGGGAAGATAACGTCTATCCCGGCTTCAGCAAAGAAGACAGAGAGCTGATGATCATCAACTATCTTGACGGAGAGCACCTGAAAACGATGGCCCTTAACGGACCGGAAAATAAAAAAGTATATGTGTATCATCTTGACAGAGCGATATGGAAAGAGTTTAAAAAGAGATATGAAGCATATGTAAAACAACATCCTCCCAAACAAGATAGATTTAGCGGCCATGGATTCGATATATATAGAGCCTATGCAAAAGAGATCATGAAAACAGAGAAAATCTACACCAAAAAGAGCATGCCGAAAACAAACTACACGGTCACCTTCAATGAAGTGAAGCTCAACCCCTTCGCAAGACACTTCCTCTACTCGGATGAAACCAGAGTGACAGAGAACAAAACAGGCAAAGTGATAGCCTACAACAGAAGGTATATGCACTTCTTTTACAACATCTTTCCCGACTTTGAATTGGGGGACAGGTATTATGACCCTGATACGTTGTGTGGGAAGAGGATATCATTGGAAAGGGGACTTTTTGGCTATTTTGGACAGTTTGGTTCATCTCTACACGAAGTAGATGTTAGTAGAAAACTTTATAAAAAATACATAAAAGGAGAAAAATAAAATGGATACAAGCGCAAATATAATCACAACAATGGGGATTATAGCTGATGAAGTTTATAAAAAAGATTACTTTAATGTTGATTTAAGAATAATTGAAGGCACCAACTACAAAGTCCTAGATCACACAGACAATTCAACCTACAACGGCTTTGAAGCTCTTTTGCTCAAAGACACATAAACAGGCAAATATGTCATAGCCTTTCGAGGTAAACCAGGGGTCAGGGCTTGAATTTTCCCGGGCTTACCCAGACAACGATCCTGCGGATTACCAAAAGGACGAAGCAGCATAGTATGCCCGGCTCCAACTACACATGCCCGTTTCCTCCCGCCCCGGACCCCTCCCGCGGGATGACAAAAATTCATTTTCCTGTGATACAGATGGTAACAGTATTAATCAAAGTCAATGATTTTTTTAAAAATTACAACCGTCGAAAAAAAACATTTGTTATTATCAAAACAAAAAGCGAGGAGAGATAGGGATGATGCGCAAGTGATGCAAGTGTCAATAAAGTAATCAAACGATGAGCTTCATGGTAAGCCTGGATGGTGCCCTTGATGAAGACGGACATCTCACGATGGGTTTTCAGAGGGCAGACATCACTGCAACCATATACTACGACTGTGCCTCTACTCAAAAAAGCGTCACTTTCACCAAAGACTCTATGACACAGACACTAGAGGTGCCCAATGGTATAGAGATGATGAATACAATATATAAAAAAAGCGTCACATGTAACGAATGCACAACAAATGCAAAAAGAGGCGGAATAGATGGACAAAAAAAACAAAATAATCAATAATAAAAAGAAAAATCTATTATTTTTATTTATTATTATATTTGTAATTGGCAATATAAGTTTTTATCTCAAAGAAAGAGCTAAATGGATGTATGATGGACAGCCATATCCCAGGGCAAAGGAATGGCTTATACCTGCAAATATGATGTTAGTGTATGGAACTACATTAACAAAACTCCCCTTTATAGATGAGAGAAGTTTTATTATGAAGCCTATTATAGGACTTCAAGATTATTTTGTTTCAAAGTGGCAAGAAAACTTACCGGATGATGATGCGGAGAAGCATTTGGGATGGTATATATTTCGGCTTAGGACATATATTGTTCCAAATGCAGGAGGAATTATCCTATATGGCAATAAAAACTATTCATTTGATGAAGTCATAGAGTTCAATGAAAAGGCATGGAAGACTATCAAGACTACAGTTGAGTTTCAAGCAAAAGATAAAGATTTTAATGAAATTAGATATGCTGCATTCAATAATCTATCAGTTCTATTTGTATCAAATTTTACAGCTTATTGGATACATAACCAATTCGAAAAAGGATTTGTTGATGATATTTCCACCAAAAGAAAAGAGATAAGTCGCTATCAAACAAACAACTCTTATGTTAATAGCAATGAGATGTTTGCAGATGAAAAAAAATTCAAAAGGCTTTATCAGCTTTATCAATGGATAGATCAAATGAATAAGGAATACAAAAACAAATATCCTAAAATTTTTTATAAAGCAAAACGGGCAGAAGCCGCGGAATATTGGGAAAATAGTAGGATGCAAGAAATTACTAAATATATTTTGTATTATTTGGTGCATACCAAACGATTTAAGCAGAAAAAAAATTTTTGTGACCTCAGAAGCAATCCTTATTTAAGAGATTATATAAAATCAAAAAAATGGTTGCTTGATAAAGAGAAGTTTTTAAAAGCCAAGAATATTAGTATTAAAAAAACAGTTTTAAATGCCTTGGATGGAGAGATAGAAAGTGCTTGTCCAAATATCAATATAAAGAAGGAGTTGAATAATGGCAACATTTGAATTAGATGGAAAAAAGTATGAGTATACAGTCTTAGATGGAACATCAGCAACATATAGTATGGCAACTACGGCTGTTGATATTTATACAGAAAAATATTCAGGGTTTGAGCCAACACAAAAAGTTCAGGTTAAATGGGCAATGGCTGGACAAGCGAATATAGTTGGTGCACTTGTGACTTTTGTGCAGGAAGATGACAAGTATAGAGCAGTTGCAAAAATTGGAGGTTCCTATGTGGGAGGAATTGCAGGTGCAACTGCTACAGAAGCAATAATAGCATTTGCCGCAGGGTTGGGGGCAACACTTTCTGCGCCTGTTGTAATTGGCATAGGTATAACAGCCGGAATAGTGTTTTCTACCGCAGGTTCAGAATCAGCTGCTAGTTTATATGACATGATTAAAGCTTGGTTTGGATATGGAACAGCACAAGATCATAATAAGAAAATTGAAGTAAATCAAAACGGCACAACCACCATCTCCACAACAAACACCCTCAAAACATTTCTAGATAATGATAGCTCTATCTTGACAACTTTGGGCACTAATGATAATTGGGATATTCGTGCCACCATCCCATCCGTTTCAAATCCAGATAGTTTCGCGGAACAGTTATCATATGACGTCGGCAGCAAACAAGCAACCATAAAAACATCCAATGAAACAACACAACTAGACGCAACACAAACAATCCTAAAAAACACCGATGCAAAAAAACTAACCCTAAACAACCAAACCTACGACATCTCAACCCTAAACAACCTAGAACTAAGAAATGCCATAGACGGCATTGACAAAATCTCATTCCTCCTCTCAAACATCACCATCTACGCGGGTGAAGAGATAGACCTTGGAAGTAAAGGTATCTATAAAGTAAAAAGCGGTGACACTCTCTCAACCATCGCCCAAAACAACGGCTATGTAACCAAACAGCTGGTAAAACTAAACCCGTGGCTATTTGACGACGGGCGTATAAAGTTTAATTATCCTGATAAGGTCCTTATAAAAGAGGGCACGGTAATAAGTGACAACAACGACAATACTCTAACCGGTGATGCGGATGCTTCG
It encodes the following:
- a CDS encoding methyl-accepting chemotaxis protein, encoding MTLPLLKTIRAKFIANLVFSVIAIFVSVIVAYFLAVKDVTTIMKTDLASVADALYEESMYIAEKEPEGWKDPLFRKHLHNIKIGRSGYVYMMDEKGTFVVHPRKEGKNFAGHGYVDHIRRDKKGGFYEYVSAATGQHKIVAYRYIAPWGLWIIPGVNKADYYDSMQKSFILWFSILGIVMVVLLTLLNYVTGMSILGPVQELDEVAKDLAEGEGDLTKRLPIRSDDEIGIASRFVNQFIDKIQKLVARAKASGLATMQKISALGEKIDTVAESAQKTSAATEQTKVLADEIRETVDASLDLSRETKERIDEIAEQMHEVTSSIDEIDGQISTTAHIESDLTGQFDQLKEQAASVTEVLQMIYEIADQTNLLALNAAIEAARAGEHGRGFAVVADEVRKLAERTQKSLGEINATITIVTQSIADAGTLMGRNAKNIEELLQRSAETKQTIEAFYGRLGETAALSDTNFESTRTIVEKIEKILESIDAINALSSANSEEAEQMRTIGRELEAQAKELQALLDSFKS
- the leuC gene encoding 3-isopropylmalate dehydratase large subunit, giving the protein MGQTITEKIFSDHAGREVKAGEIVRVPIDMVIGNDITTPISIRAFEESGAKELANPDGFSIVMDHFIPAKDIASANQAKISREFAYKHNLKHFFDEKDMGIEHALLPEKGLVVPGDVIIGADSHTCTHGALGAFSTGMGSTDLAFAMITGGNWFKVPETIKVVFTGKPKEHVYGKDLILELIRRIGVDGALYKALEFTGDTIEYLSMDDRFSLCNMAIEAGAKSGIIAVDEVTKAFLADKQLAREPKFHYSDPDADYCQVIEIDVGSLEPVIAYPHLPSNGKPISRAVADDLKVDQVFIGSCTNGRLSDIRIAAEIVKGKRVARHTRLIVTPATQKILKAAEKAGYIDTLIDAGAVVSNPTCGACLGGYMGILGDNERCISTTNRNFVGRMGARSSEIYLANSAVAAASAIAGKIADPREIL
- the mobA gene encoding molybdenum cofactor guanylyltransferase MobA; the encoded protein is MPFALPCVIFAGGRSSRMGRDKALLPFGGCATLAEYQFRRLSPLFPSLYISAKADKFPFKAPLIEDIPSEGGHAPTLGLLAAFGKLENDFFALSVDAPFVDAGVLETLFEVYGKEKADAYIARTPSGSHPMCGIYTRRMEPILSKAVAAGEHKLHRLLEQVNTRYVDFDDERLFYNMNRPGEYEEAMRIVSGKQ
- a CDS encoding LysR substrate-binding domain-containing protein, which translates into the protein MKITLRQMEIFLEVAQMGHLTKVAEKMGLSQSAVSMSIKELENIIGYKLFDRINKKLALNEKGRAFAEAIAPLVGKLNDIEEEFKNDENNGQLLVGVSTTIADYLIPPIICDYMKTFPRVKVSLKIGNTREIVDMIENGSVDLGFVEGNVDSTAIKQEVVGLDELIVVTGDKKLASQKEGYYIDKLLDKRWILREEGSGTREVFLTHLGDLAAQLNFFLELRHPESIKNMLVQSGTCLTCLPRISVMKELERGDLFEVKIKKLKFERQFLLIYHKDKFKTSVLNKFMYFTRMQLGKILGQQRPSE
- a CDS encoding YeiH family protein, with product MAFSKENIRYTLNGILFVALFSIAAIQISEIEFIKKLAISPLIIGILIGMFYANTLRNHLPQEWVPGIVFSAKQLLRLAIIFYGFRITFQQIADVGMAGLTVSTVMLTSTILLGSWVGMKFFKLDRDTAILTASGSSVCGAAAVLATEPVLKAEPYKSAIAVGTVVLFGTIAMFLYPIMYRSGILGMDMSTYGIYVGGTVHEVAQVVAAGGAVGPEASDTAVIVKMTRVMMIAPMLIILGLWISAKARKEGSEAGGVKLVIPWFAVWFVVMSGVNSLNIIPTAVVSGINQVDTFMLTMAMTALGMETNAAKFKQAGIKPILLALVMFAWLIIVGYFVTKAAVAIF
- a CDS encoding CAP domain-containing protein; translated protein: MKFVRSLFLLAAALLLQASELDYLNTIRKDAGLAPFKSEAHLQQAAQNHSAYMKINQTSGHHETSGKEGYTGKAPWDRAVYAGYPSTYIAENVSSGQKSPTSSIDSLMGAIYHRFGFLSFHFDEIGIGFEERYYTYDMGNSAVAALCAGNEEVTGDYYTGVCADPDKRVDADRFMEALERPGRSAPRTILWPAPDTAGIPPAFFEESPDPLPDASVTGYPVSVEFNEVLFSEPPEILHFSLEKGDGAEVTPYLLMKEDNDPNHKFSGYQFALFPRHRLEWGTAYFADLLYRYDGSDIGKRWCFTTRSLADDAQKVYRIEHDRSVSLNVVSGVSYAVYVVPEDLNDTLGGVGYSYNCEKPDFRYIDENTFLVTLNGSAGRHADFTFANGQKVEMVIAREDSARPPAKGKCPDIANGGGTSPGEGNGSTQNGTGTGEGTEDASPQESGDANRTAPPEGTNGSRISRQSAPGQPYEPLDEAEGFSAAQRDGAVLNVGIDTDKRLHCRYSDSGTTTEILLADGTARIGYDDRVEINLPDRPDLEILLLPDGSATVTKPGALLPAGKLPPGCRIEVENGHMRIRLPLNETITLERKR